One Rosa chinensis cultivar Old Blush chromosome 5, RchiOBHm-V2, whole genome shotgun sequence genomic region harbors:
- the LOC112164705 gene encoding putative lipid-transfer protein DIR1: MKYLIVIMLAVLVTVGNLWGFDVGIDGAGECGSNPEVVVYKLAPCGPAAQDGSFAVSPKCCSLVKRVDKRCLCAIVLSKELQSRVLNPVIAVTIPKRCKDPRHLKGYKCGAYIVP, from the exons ATGAAGTACCTCATCGTCATCATGCTAGCAGTGCTAGTAACTGTAGGCAATCTTTGGGGATTTGATGTGGGGATTGATGGGGCTGGGGAATGTGGAAGTAACCCAGAGGTTGTGGTATACAAGCTTGCTCCATGTGGACCAGCAGCACAAGATGGGAGCTTCGCGGTTTCTCCTAAGTGTTGCTCGTTGGTGAAACGCGTTGACAAGCGTTGTCTTTGTGCCATTGTGCTCTCTAAAGAACTTCAGAGTCGTGTCCTCAACCCAGTAATCGCAGTCACCATACCTAAACGTTGTAAGGATCCCAGACATCTCAAGGGTTACAAGTGCGGAG CTTATATAGTGCCTTGA
- the LOC112203283 gene encoding receptor-like protein EIX2, which produces MDSSANFPNPVYHFSIALCFLLFLASSCLNTSELCLGDGLPVVKCIDTERSALLLFKADLIDASGRLSSWEGQNCCQWKGISCNNRTGHVEKMDLRNTSPAPSIDAKDQEFEAYEESFLGGKINPSLLSLKYMSYLDLSWNGFQGLQIPKFFGQLKSLKYLNVSSSSFEGQIPPHLGNLSNLNYLDLSGNYLLEISSINFHWLSHLFSLKYLSLTEVDLSNAGATWLHVVIMLPSMLELHLSRCNIESLPPSLHTMNLTSLLILDMSFNDFKSPFPKWVFNLTSLRELHLAKNSFSGPFPNDFVNLKSLEELDLSLNGLHGRIPKFFGNLCNLKTLILAGNAFDQGIPEFLDGLSGCANKKLESLDLSSNMLIGELPASLGMLPHLQYLNLFDNHLNGSIPESLGRLSELVYLDLSGNSLVGFLTEAHFIDLAKLKYIALGNISRFSTPNLLPSIIFNVAYEWVPPFKLDTIYIRNCQIGPAFSLWLLSQTELVYVSLRNTGIFDSIPEEWLVKISSQVQYLDLSYNQICGKLPVQLIVPNLVTLDLRHNQFHGSLPLWLCKEAYYLNLASNSFSGPIPLTFDQHFPNLQQLHLFENYLNGTIPSSVFNMQKLLIFSLRSNNISGEFPQAWSMWGDIDIVDVGDNHLSGNIPSTMGIPRSLFMLSMKNNKFDGEIPMALGNCTKLRSIDLGGNRFTGNLPSWIGTNVSKLFILRLPSNYLSGHIPQQLCNLGYLHLLDLGHNHLSGTIPKCLNNMTALTDVKFNTYPLYQVYEQQIMVTKGREFQYNKTLRWVKSIDLSSNSLEGEIPEKICSLFALVILNLSMNHLSGNIPSKIGNLRSLEFLDLSVNHLLGRIPQSISSLTYLSHLNLSYNELSGRIPLGNQLQALDDSTSIYGGNPSLCGFPLLNKCPGDDTPPQPTFPGGKRHEDDKKLGFYISAVLGFVVGFWGVCGTLLIKKSWRYAYFQFFDSIQDKVAVAVALKIAHFQRKI; this is translated from the coding sequence ATGGATAGTTCTGCAAACTTTCCCAACCCTGTCTATCATTTCAGTATTGCTCTCTGTTTCCTCTTGTTTTTAGCCTCTTCATGCCTAAACACTAGTGAACTCTGCTTGGGAGATGGCCTTCCAGTTGTGAAATGCATCGACACAGAGAGAAGCGCGCTTCTCCTCTTTAAGGCAGATCTTATCGATGCTTCGGGTAGGCTATCATCTTGGGAGGGTCAAAATTGTTGTCAATGGAAAGGGATTTCATGCAACAACCGCACTGGTCATGTTGAAAAGATGGACCTCCGCAATACAAGTCCAGCTCCATCTATTGATGCTAAAGACCAGGAGTTTGAGGCTTATGAAGAGTCCTTTTTGGGGGGTAAGATAAATCCTTCTTTGCTTAGCTTGAAATATATGAGTTACTTAGACTTGAGCTGGAATGGCTTTCAAGGGCTTCAAATTCCTAAGTTCTTTGGTCAGCTTAAAAGTCTGAAGTATCTCAATGTCTCATCTTCATCTTTTGAGGGACAGATTCCACCACATCTTGGTAACCTATCAAACTTGAACTATCTTGACCTTAGTGGTAACTATTTATTGGAAATTTCTTCCATAAATTTTCATTGGCTTTCTCATCTCTTCTCTCTAAAATACCTCAGTCTGACTGAAGTGGACCTTAGCAATGCAGGAGCCACTTGGCTACATGTTGTTATCATGCTTCCTTCCATGCTAGAGTTACACTTGTCTAGATGCAACATTGAAAGCCTTCCACCTTCACTTCACACCATGAACCTCACATCACTTTTGATCCTTGATATGTCATTCAATGATTTTAAGTCTCCATTTCCAAAGTGGGTCTTTAATCTAACTAGCCTCAGAGAACTTCACTTGGCCAAGAATTCTTTCAGCGGTCCCTTTCCCAATGATTTCGTTAACCTGAAATCATTGGAAGAACTTGATTTATCTCTTAATGGCCTTCACGGTCGAATTCCCAAATTCTTTGGAAATCTCTGCAACCTAAAGACCTTAATTCTTGCGGGAAACGCATTTGATCAGGGTATTCCAGAGTTTTTGGATGGTTTATCAGGTTGTGCAAATAAGAAGTTGGAGTCACTAGACTTGTCTAGTAATATGCTGATAGGCGAATTGCCTGCCTCCTTAGGGATGCTCCCCCATTTGCAGTACCTTAACCTCTTCGACAATCATTTGAATGGATCCATCCCGGAAAGTTTGGGACGACTCTCTGAGCTAGTTTATCTAGACTTGTCGGGAAACTCATTGGTAGGCTTTTTAACTGAAGCCCATTTCATAGATCTCGCCAAGTTAAAATACATTGCGCTGGGCAATATCAGTAGATTCAGTACCCCCAACCTGCTTCCTTCCATCATTTTCAATGTGGCTTATGAGTGGGTTCCTCCTTTCAAGCTTGACACCATTTACATCAGGAACTGTCAAATAGGTCCTGCCTTTTCACTATGGCTTCTATCTCAAACTGAACTAGTATATGTCTCTCTAAGGAATACAGGCATCTTCGATTCTATACCAGAGGAATGGTTAGTGAAAATATCTTCCCAAGTCCAATATTTGGATTTATCTTACAACCAAATTTGTGGAAAGCTTCCAGTCCAACTGATAGTTCCAAATTTAGTGACTCTAGATTTGAGACATAATCAATTCCACGGCTCACTCCCGCTTTGGTTGTGTAAGGAGGCTTACTACCTAAATCTTGCTAGCAATTCATTTTCCGGGCCAATTCCGTTAACTTTTGACCAACATTTTCCAAATTTGCAACAACTGCATCTCTTTGAAAATTATTTGAATGGCACGATTCCATCCTCTGTTTTCAATATGCAGAAGTTGTTAATCTTTTCTCTAAGAAGCAACAACATTTCTGGAGAGTTCCCTCAAGCATGGAGTATGTGGGGTGACATAGACATTGTAGATGTTGGAGACAATCATCTCTCAGGAAATATTCCCAGTACAATGGGTATCCCACGTTCACTTTTTATGTTGTCGATGAAGAACAACAAATTCGATGGTGAAATCCCGATGGCCTTGGGAAATTGCACCAAACTGAGGAGTATTGATCTTGGTGGTAATAGATTTACTGGAAACCTACCTTCATGGATAGGAACAAATGTATCCAAGTTGTTTATCTTACGGCTGCCATCCAATTATCTGAGTGGACATATTCCCCAGCAATTGTGCAATCTTGGCTACCTTCACCTCCTAGATCTTGGTCATAACCACCTCTCAGGTACTATACCAAAGTGTTTGAATAATATGACCGCTCTAACAGATGTCAAATTCAATACTTATCCCTTATATCAGGTGTATGAACAACAAATAATGGTGACCAAAGGAAGAGAATTCCAATATAACAAGACTTTGAGGTGGGTAAAAAGCATAGATCTTTCCTCAAATAGTTTGGAAGGTGAAATCCCTGAAAAAATATGCAGTCTCTTTGCATTGGTTATCTTGAACTTGTCGATGAATCATCTAAGTGGAAATATTCCCTCAAAAATTGGAAACTTGCGGTCACTCGAATTCCTTGATCTCTCAGTCAACCACCTTTTGGGACGAATTCCTCAAAGTATTTCGTCTTTAACCTATTTGTCTCACTTGAATTTGTCTTACAACGAATTGAGCGGAAGAATTCCTTTGGGCAACCAACTTCAAGCACTTGATGATTCAACCAGTATTTATGGGGGCAATCCATCACTCTGTGGGTTTCCCCTTTTAAACAAGTGCCCAGGAGATGACACACctccacaacccacttttcctGGTGGGAAAAGACATGAAGATGATAAAAAGCTTGGTTTCTACATTAGTGCAGTGCTCGGCTTTGTCGTAGGCTTTTGGGGTGTTTGTGGCACATTACTCATAAAGAAGTCATGGAGGTATGCctactttcaattttttgaTAGCATCCAAGACAAGGTAGCGGTGGCAGTTGCATTGAAAATAGCCCATTTTCAGAGGAAAATTTAa
- the LOC112203282 gene encoding uncharacterized protein LOC112203282: MGERKTMREYTSPTIVDHPSCIVLPPCEHHFEIKPSTLSFVPVFHGMLSNNPYDHIAEFEEVCTTVQLHGLNPDGLKLRLFPFTLKDYARKWLSKLPPRSICTWVEMQETFLGKYFPPSRTSNVRDELVAFRQLPQESFNECWERFKDLEMSCPHHGLEKWFLMDKFDRGLMPDQRQMVDTFSGGTIASKLPDAAWDTYEELSLNSLQWDDLDTRRRQVHNKESIPNLGSIYEVQGTSTGPSMHEFKRLEGKIDQFLNQVNRNPPQAQVKMATSTPCFLCESLAHSTQECHLSSQYPEFMEEHVNQVGSFVPRNPRNDPYSNTYNPGWRNHPNFSWKDAR; the protein is encoded by the coding sequence ATGGGGGAGCGAAAGACAATGAGGGAATACACTAGTCCCACAATTGTTGATCATCCTTCTTGTATTGTGCTCCCTCCATGTGAGCATCATTTTGAGATCAAGCCAAGTACTTTGAGCTTTGTACCCGTATTCCATGGCATGCTCTCAAATAATCCCTATGATCATATTGCGGAGTTTGAAGAAGTGTGTACTACCGTTCAACTACATGGTCTCAATCCCGATGGTTTGAAGCTTAGATTGTTCCCTTTCACACTCAAGGACTATGCGAGGAAGTGGTTAAGTAAGTTGCCTCCTAGATCCATATGCACATGGGTTGAGATGCAAGAAACTTTCTTGGGAAAATATTTTCctccttcaagaacttccaATGTTAGAGATGAGCTTGTTGCATTCCGACAACTTCCACAAGAAAGTTTTAATGAGTGTTGGGAGCGATTCAAGGACTTGGAGATGTCATGTCCTCACCATGGGTTAGAGAAGTGGTTCCTTATGGACAAGTTCGATAGAGGATTGATGCCGGATCAAAGGCAAATGGTTGACACTTTTAGTGGTGGAACTATTGCAAGTAAACTCCCGGATGCAGCTTGGGACACATACGAGGAGCTTTCTCTCAACTCCCTTCAATGGGATGATCTTGATACAAGGAGACGTCAAGTGCATAACAAGGAGAGTATACCTAACCTAGGTAGTATTTATGAGGTTCAAGGGACATCAACTGGGCCTTCTATGCATGAATTCAAAAGGTTAGAAGGCAAGATTGACCAATTTCTAAATCAAGTTAACCGGAACCCTCCTCAAGCACAAGTCAAGATGGCGACTTCTACACCATGTTTTCTTTGTGAGAGCCTAGCACATTCCACTCAAGAGTGCCATTTATCTTCTCAATATCCGGAATTTATGGAGGAGCATGTTAACCAAGTGGGTAGTTTTGTGCCAAGGAACCCAAGAAATGATCCATACTCCAACACTTATAACCCCGGTTGGCGAAATCACCCCAATTTTTCTTGGAAAGATGCAAGGTAG
- the LOC112203281 gene encoding uncharacterized protein LOC112203281 — protein sequence MGDTTCPMCAGGGEENMHVFVRCHYAQEVWRAATIPIPTTSITEFKDWLLYLVKNVGKETFAKVMMLIWGIWKNRNTQVWEGSKQHPHDVVLMTMSWLEDFVKANGDGKQQSPRSNSWSKPPEVWLKCNIDGAFKAQSGQSGMGFVFRDSRGQFRAANARPLLYVSCCIEPRGRRSCYAWFSD from the exons ATGGGTGATACAACCTGCCCAATGTGTGCAGGTGGGGGTGAAGAGAACATGCATGTCTTTGTTCGGTGCCATTATGCTCAAGAAGTGTGGAGAGCAGCTACTATCCCTATACCTACTACCAGTATCACCGAGTTTAAGGATTGGCTATTATATTTGGTGAAAAACGTTGGCAAGGAGACATTTGCAAAAGTCATGATGCTCATTTGGGGTATATGGAAGAATAGAAACACACAAGTTTGGGAAGGAAGTAAACAACATCCACATGATGTGGTACTGATGACCATGAGTTGGCTGGAAGATTTTGTGAAAGCTAATGGTGATGGAAAACAACAGTCCCCACGAAGCAACAGCTGGAGCAAGCCACCAGAGGTTTGGCTCAAATGCAACATTGACGGGGCCTTCAAAGCACAATCAGGACAAAGTGGAATGGGTTTTGTGTTTCGAGATTCAAGGGGGCAGTTTAGAGCAGCTAATGCTCGACC ATTGCTCTATGTTAGCTGCTGCATTGAACCAAGAGGAAGGAGATCTTGCTATGCATGGTTTTCTGATTGA
- the LOC112203280 gene encoding receptor-like protein EIX2, with translation MTNLAILTLRRNQLSGEFPQAWSLWSNILVVHVGYNNLSGDIPSSMGVPSSLAILKLNNNFRGTIPKCCNGMYSLVESFSNVSHYDSYIEQITLMSKGTELIYNTTLFFVNIIDLSSNNLEGEIPKEVSSLVELGTLNLSTNHLSGQIPSKIGNLRWLETLALSHNQLWGPIPQSLASLISLSHLNLSYNNLAGRISSSTQLTTLDDSSIYEANPLLCGVPLATKCLGDSTPAAQDGKDNKDEDDNEKLGFYGSIVLGFIIGFWGVCGTLVVKNSWRYAYFQFFDNIKDKVALAIALTVARWH, from the exons ATGACAAACTTGGCGATTCTTACATTGAGGAGAAATCAGTTGTCTGGAGAATTCCCTCAAGCATGGAGTCTGTGGAGCAATATACTGGTAGTACATGTCGGATACAATAACCTTTCTGGTGATATTCCCAGCTCAATGGGTGTTCCAAGCTCTCTTGCTATACTGAAGCTGAACAACAACTTTAGGG GGACTATTCCCAAGTGTTGTAATGGAATGTATTCCTTGGTTGAAAGTTTTTCCAATGTGAGTCACTATGATAGTTACATTGAGCAAATCACATTGATGTCAAAAGGAACAGAACTGATATACAACACGACTCTATTTTTCGTCAACATCATTGATCTTTCGTCAAACAATTTAGAAGGAGAAATCCCTAAAGAAGTAAGTAGCCTCGTTGAATTGGGTACCTTGAACTTGTCCACTAATCATTTAAGTGGACAGATTCCCTCGAAGATTGGAAACTTGCGATGGTTGGAAACTCTTGCTCTCTCACACAATCAACTCTGGGGACCGATTCCTCAAAGTTTGGCTTCTTTAATCTCCTTGTCTCACTTGAATTTGTCCTATAACAACTTGGCCGGAAGAATTTCCTCGAGCACACAACTTACTACACTTGATGATTCATCAATATACGAAGCCAATCCATTATTGTGTGGGGTTCCTCTTGCAACCAAGTGCTTGGGAGATAGCACACCTGCTGCTCAGGATGGGAAAGACAACAAAGATGAAGATGACAATGAAAAGCTTGGTTTCTATGGTAGCATCGTACTCGGCTTCATTATAGGCTTTTGGGGTGTTTGTGGCACATTGGTTGTCAAGAATTCATGGAGGTATGCTTATTTTCAATTCTTCGATAACATTAAAGATAAAGTAGCATTGGCAATTGCATTGACAGTAGCTCGTTGGCATTGA